A section of the Gammaproteobacteria bacterium genome encodes:
- a CDS encoding cold-shock protein — protein sequence MATGTVKWFNESKGYGFITPDDGGDDLFAHFSAIQAKGFKTLAENQKVS from the coding sequence ATGGCAACTGGTACTGTGAAATGGTTTAACGAATCCAAGGGTTATGGTTTTATCACGCCCGATGACGGAGGCGACGATCTGTTTGCGCATTTCTCCGCGATTCAGGCCAAAGGCTTCAAAACACTGGCCGAAAACCAGAAAGTGTCTT
- the can gene encoding carbonate dehydratase: MNDLNHLFNNNRAWAREIVSREPDFFARLSRQQAPEYLWIGCADSRVPANQIIGLMPGEIFVHRNVANIVVHTDLNCLSVLQYAVDVLRVKHVIVCGHYSCGGVQASVAGSRFGLIDNWLRHVHDVALKHSSMLAALSEADRVNRLCELNVIEQVANVAQTTVMRDAWERGQKLAVHGWVYGLTDGLVRDLEATVSRGQDAVTRYQAALAALRNR; the protein is encoded by the coding sequence ATGAATGATTTAAATCATCTGTTTAACAATAACCGCGCATGGGCGCGCGAGATCGTTTCGCGAGAGCCGGATTTCTTCGCGCGCCTGTCGCGCCAGCAGGCGCCGGAATATCTGTGGATCGGTTGCGCCGACAGCCGCGTGCCCGCCAACCAGATCATCGGGTTGATGCCGGGCGAGATTTTCGTGCATCGCAACGTCGCCAACATCGTCGTGCACACGGATCTCAATTGTCTCTCCGTGCTGCAATATGCGGTAGACGTGCTGCGAGTGAAGCATGTCATCGTCTGCGGCCACTACAGTTGCGGCGGCGTGCAGGCATCCGTGGCCGGTTCGCGCTTCGGCCTGATCGACAACTGGTTGCGGCACGTGCACGATGTCGCGCTGAAACATTCGAGCATGCTGGCCGCGCTGAGCGAAGCCGACAGGGTTAATCGTCTGTGCGAGCTGAATGTCATCGAACAGGTCGCCAACGTCGCGCAGACCACCGTCATGCGCGATGCGTGGGAGCGCGGCCAGAAGCTCGCCGTGCACGGCTGGGTTTACGGGCTTACCGACGGGCTGGTGCGGGATCTCGAGGCGACCGTGTCGCGCGGGCAAGACGCGGTGACACGCTACCAGGCCGCGCTGGCAGCGCTTCGCAATCGTTAA
- a CDS encoding GMC family oxidoreductase: MIIDARTVSQHADISADICIVGGGAAGITIALELIDASLDVVLLESGGETSDAATQMLYAGESVGLSHVPLDAARSRFLGGSTNCWGGWCRPLDPIDFEARSGMPGSGWPLAYDDLKPYYEQAHKLLELGPNDYTTAFWQSGLTQQRVSLFPIQGDDMVNVINQLSPPTRFGQVYYPRLAQARKLRVFLNANVTELQANATASKVDCVQVATLDGVRFCVTPRLVVLACGGIENARLLLVSNGVQSAGLGNGNDLVGRYFMDHPRVRWTKVRLGDQRKYRRLYDGSLALTRRRVRSRDLRLAAHLAPSVRQQREAQLPNSRTYLVANYASVSAAYGVLKVMWHRMHDRKKFGVPLSNLLVEAARNVPLLLRHAPQACFSVIDNRLNPDFVRREFHLVTICEPVPNPDSRVTLSTERDMLGLNQARLDWRMGDLDRQNLKRTCDLIRHETERQGFLIPVGPWQNPVETWPEGVEGCWHHMGTTRMSADPKRGVVDADCRVHGVSNLFVAGSSVFPTVGSDFPTITTVALALRLSKTLQAFMGLMQAGVTIA; the protein is encoded by the coding sequence ATGATTATCGATGCACGCACCGTATCGCAGCATGCCGACATCTCCGCCGATATATGTATTGTAGGCGGCGGTGCGGCGGGCATTACCATTGCGCTGGAGCTGATCGACGCCTCGCTGGATGTGGTGCTGCTGGAGAGCGGAGGCGAGACCTCCGACGCCGCCACGCAGATGCTGTACGCCGGCGAAAGCGTGGGTTTAAGCCATGTACCGCTGGATGCGGCGCGCAGCCGCTTTCTGGGTGGCAGCACCAATTGCTGGGGCGGCTGGTGCCGGCCTCTGGACCCGATCGATTTCGAGGCGCGATCCGGGATGCCGGGCAGCGGCTGGCCACTCGCGTACGACGACCTTAAGCCGTACTACGAGCAAGCCCACAAGCTGCTGGAGCTGGGGCCTAACGACTATACAACGGCCTTCTGGCAAAGCGGGCTGACCCAACAGCGGGTGTCGCTTTTTCCAATTCAAGGCGATGATATGGTCAATGTCATTAATCAACTCAGTCCGCCGACGCGCTTCGGTCAGGTCTATTACCCGCGTCTGGCGCAAGCGCGTAAGCTGCGCGTTTTTCTCAACGCCAACGTAACCGAGTTGCAGGCGAACGCCACGGCATCGAAAGTCGATTGCGTGCAGGTCGCGACCCTGGATGGCGTGCGCTTTTGCGTGACGCCACGGCTGGTGGTGCTGGCGTGTGGCGGCATCGAAAACGCGCGTTTGCTGCTAGTGTCCAATGGGGTGCAGAGCGCGGGTCTGGGCAACGGCAACGATCTCGTCGGGCGTTATTTCATGGATCATCCGCGCGTTCGCTGGACCAAAGTGCGGCTTGGAGATCAGCGTAAATACCGTCGGCTTTACGACGGTTCGCTGGCGCTCACGCGGCGCCGGGTACGCAGTCGGGATTTGCGCCTGGCCGCGCACCTCGCGCCGTCAGTCAGACAGCAACGTGAGGCCCAGCTGCCCAATTCCAGAACGTATCTGGTGGCGAACTACGCCTCGGTGTCGGCGGCGTATGGCGTGCTGAAAGTGATGTGGCATCGCATGCACGACCGCAAGAAGTTCGGCGTGCCCCTCTCGAATCTGCTGGTGGAAGCCGCGCGTAATGTACCATTGCTGTTGCGCCATGCGCCGCAGGCATGTTTCTCGGTGATCGACAACCGGCTGAACCCGGACTTCGTCAGACGCGAGTTTCACCTGGTAACCATTTGCGAGCCGGTGCCCAATCCGGACAGTCGCGTGACCCTGTCAACCGAGCGCGACATGCTGGGTCTCAATCAGGCGCGCCTGGACTGGCGCATGGGTGACCTTGACAGGCAGAACCTTAAGAGGACCTGCGATCTCATCCGGCACGAGACGGAACGCCAGGGGTTCCTCATTCCGGTCGGGCCATGGCAGAATCCGGTTGAAACCTGGCCGGAAGGTGTGGAGGGGTGCTGGCATCACATGGGAACAACGCGTATGAGCGCCGATCCCAAGCGTGGTGTAGTCGACGCGGACTGCCGCGTACATGGGGTAAGCAACCTGTTTGTCGCGGGCAGTTCGGTGTTTCCCACCGTGGGCAGCGATTTTCCGACCATTACGACTGTGGCGCTCGCACTGCGGCTGTCGAAAACGTTGCAGGCGTTTATGGGACTCATGCAAGCAGGGGTAACGATTGCATAG
- a CDS encoding Slp family lipoprotein, translated as MNKLGIILLGALLVQACASQIPHQIQNAPADSPSVSAARVDVKGLVGTRVRWGGTIASVENGASQTLIEVVARSLSESARPSESDVSQGRFLARFQGFLDPAIYTNGRQLTVVGALKGEETRTIDQFDYSYPVVAVESHHLWDPLPEYQYARDPYLHSPYYYDPFFYDPFLYSPYYWRRPYYY; from the coding sequence ATGAACAAGCTCGGTATCATTCTGCTGGGCGCGCTGCTCGTCCAGGCGTGCGCCAGCCAGATTCCGCATCAGATTCAAAACGCTCCAGCGGACAGCCCGTCGGTGTCTGCCGCGCGCGTCGACGTCAAGGGTCTGGTGGGTACCCGCGTGCGTTGGGGCGGCACCATTGCCAGTGTCGAAAACGGCGCATCGCAGACCCTGATAGAAGTCGTCGCGCGCAGCTTAAGTGAGAGCGCGCGGCCCAGCGAAAGTGACGTGAGCCAGGGCCGCTTTCTGGCGCGCTTCCAGGGATTTCTGGACCCGGCCATTTATACCAACGGTCGGCAGCTCACCGTGGTGGGTGCATTGAAGGGCGAGGAGACACGCACTATCGACCAGTTCGATTACAGCTATCCTGTAGTTGCGGTCGAATCCCACCATCTATGGGACCCGCTACCCGAGTACCAGTATGCGCGCGACCCCTATCTGCATTCGCCCTATTACTACGATCCTTTTTTCTACGATCCCTTCCTCTATAGCCCCTACTATTGGCGG